The genomic region CCTGAAGACACACTTGAAGCAACAATTTGCGCGGCATGCAAATGCCACATGAGCTTCCACCGCAAAGAAGAAATAGGACAACAACAGCAACAAGAACAGCAACTGCAACAACAAGTTCATGATGTTCATCGTTACCAACACAACTATGTACCCGCGGGAAACATACAGGtgacatcatcatcaacatctcaTGCGCCTAATGAAGACAAATGTACACAGGTTCTTTCTTTACCTTCTGCTCAAAGGGAGGATAAGAAAGAAATTGTTACATCTGGCTCGAGTGGTGGCGAGGGAAGTTCGGGTGCTAGAAAGAGACAAAGAACGAAGTTTACTAGTGAGGAAAAAGATAAAATGCTGAGGTTTGCAGTTTCGATTGGGTGgagaaaaaataaagaaaatgaatgtgaAGTGAATAACTTTTGCAAGGAAACAGGGATTAAGCGGAAGGCTTTTATAGTGTGGATGCATAACAACAAGCACACCCTTGGTAGAAAGCGTTAAGAAGGGTGTGTGTTTAATAAGCTTGTTGAGCTGTgataatatatttttaagtacaatTTTGTGGTCATGATAAAAGATATTTGAATTTCAAAACTTAAGTGATCTGGATTTTATATGTTTGGTGTTGAAATTTCTTGGTCTAAGTTTATCTCAATTCATACATTGACAGATAGATTCGTATAGCAAACAGAGAAGATAATTAAATCATAACAAAGATGGTGAATGATACCTAGTGGTTTGGGTCATCCTTATAAGATGTGTCATGTTAAGATCTAAGTATCAGCATATCTTTGAGGTGACGAGTAGGCGCAGGTTCGATTACAAGGGCCGAGATCTAATTGGTAAACTCATCAATTAGCTTCTCGGAGGGGGTTTTTCCAACCTTCAACCGTACTGCCAGGGTTATTGCGATTTGGGTCATCCTCCTAACACGTGTGTGGGTGGCATATGATTGTGAAGGTGGTTAAGTCCCCTCTGGGTAATGCCGATACTGCCGTTCAAAAAACGAAAAATAGGGTCGGAAACGGTTACGGGATAACTCAATTAAACTAAACTGTGTATATTTGGGTAAAGATTACTCTCTTTCTCGGATAGTCTGAATAGAGAATACCTTATATGTTTACATGTTTAGTGATGCTTAATGATGATTAATTTTTAGTTTGATCTTTACATACATTTATTTGAGTGCTGTGTGGTTCATTAAGTTCTTCTGTGATCGAAACATTTTTGGCAAACGTGCAATAAACATGTAGATAATAGTGTCTTAAACACTTAAACATACTTTAACCACACTAAGATACTTATAACTACCACTCTTAAATGTCCATCAGTGCTCAATGACAGTCAAATATTCTTAAGTTTTGTGGATCTCTGTAGTAAATCAAACaataatttgttgttgttttgtggTGTTAAAAAGGCATTGCACTATGTACTCAGGGGCGAAACTGTGTGGGGGcagggggcgcccgcccccagtggattttttttttgccccgaaacctacatattttgccccaaaaccttcaaattttgcccaaaaatatccaacttttgccccaaaaccttcaaattttgccccaaaatctccaacttttgccccaaaatcttcaaattttgtccaaaaaaattgctacggtttaaaaaaaaaaaaaattcgcccccggaAAAAGAATTCCTAGTTTCGCCACTGTATGTACTCATGAATAGCTTAATGTTAAAACACACTTAACTGTGTAGTTTTTGGTGTACATACAAAAGACTTTTTTGGTGTACATACAAAAGACTTGTGTACATTTAAATCGCCACGATCGGATCAACCTGAATTAATATTACGTACAGCTTTATATACAAACGATTTCCCCGTCCTTATCGACAATACAATTACTGTATCTAGGTCATAGTAATTAAATCAAAATGTAAGTTGTACAAGAACCATATTATCTACTAAAAAATCAATAATAGAATGTATAAATTTTCATTTTTCTTTTACAACGTTACCCTAACTCTGTTCCCCAAAGCTGTTAAGAAGTCTAATATTTAACAGCCcatcatatttttttttcctttagggAAATATCACTAATAATAGGCACACTGATACTTATCCTAccaaaaaattaataatataaaaaactTATCAAGGAAAATAAAATTCAATCACCAAATGTGAAGCTAAATCTTTAACTCAAAGGATGTATTGTTGAGTCTCCTCCTTTTAGTAGAATCATCAGTTTTACTGCTAAAACATGCAGCCTCCAACACACCAATTGGACTCTTTGGCATTGATGTAAATGTACCACTCATTAAGCTCCTTGTACAATCACCATTTAACTCTTTTAACAGTTCTAAGCATTTAAGAACACTCTCCTGCAAAATCATGATAAAACAAGAGCATTCAATTAATACTACTACTATTGAAGTGAAGTTATTTCCTTCATGATAAAATCCCAAAATGTGAAACATCAAACTGCATACTCCTATAATACAAGTCTACTTATCACTTGTTTTGGATTTTGCCTTTCTGTTTTCTTGCAGAATTTATCTTTCAAGACTTGATCTTTACTAAAATTTAAGCTAAATAATTTTGATCTATAAAGACTTTATATAACTTTGATGTTCAATGTTCAATGTACAAATAAAGATACATAGTTTACAACATATATGGATCATTAATTCACTCATTACCTTTCTAACATATTGAAAAAGAGCAGACATTTTAGATGATCCCATTCCCACCACATGAATTGCCACTGCTGCTGCTATCTCAGAAGGTTTAAATTCTAAGAACTCAATCCCTAAATTATCATATTCAAAAATTTAACCCTCATGAAAAAGTATAAAACATAATTTATGGGATCAAACAAAATATTTCTATCTTACCTTTAATTAATCCTAGAATGAGTTGGGTTGATGTCAAAATCAAAGATTTTGAAGTGGGTTGACCGCCATTGACTTTCGCAAGAAAATCATCAAGAAATGAGAATGGAGTAACTGCCTGCATCCTCCATTTCAATGTGGTCAGCACAAGCAACTCCATTTTCTGAATGGTTTTTGCTTCAAATATAAATCTTGCTCCACCAACCTACATATTCAATCATGAATCCAACTTCATTGTCAAATTTAATCTGACCCCACAAAGAATGTCAACAACTTTAGTCAAAGAAGAATCTTGACCTGCAAATCTAATACAAGGGGTACTTCAGTCTCTTCAATTTTTGCTGCCAATGATAAACATGCGACAGCTAGCAATTGCATCATCCAATCTTTGGCCTTATATTAATAAACACCATAAAAGGATTAATTCATTATAGTTAACAATTTAAGGAATAAATTGACAAATCAAGCATaaattatgaagaaaaaaaaatgacaacTCACAGGCAATTCATAAACAGCAAGAAATCTGTCCAAGTAATTTATTGCTAAAATTGCACTCAAAGGTCTGAAATTGAAATGAGCATGAACCTATGTACAATACATCATTAAAGAACATTAGCAACTTATAAAAATCCCAAAATGATatgtagtgatatatatatatatatatatatatatatatatatatatatatatatatatatatatatatatgaataatagctCAAACAAAAAGTCAATTAAATGCTAAAGCACAAACCATTGTAATCCAATCAATAGCTTCTTGTCTTGCAACCAGATCCAATTTCCCATTTTTCAGTTTATATAAATAATCAATAAATGCATCAAATTGTTCACATTCTTTTTCAATCAACAAATTTAAACACTCATCAGTTTGCAAAGGGATATCAAGAACAGAGTGCTCTGTTTTAAAATGATTAACAAAAGTGTAACTTcgattattatcaaaatcataatcttcatcatcataacaTAAACAGTTATTATCTTCTACACACAGTAAACTTGATGCTAAGAAATCAATGTTGGGTATCATTTCAAAATCTTCAAAGACCAAAAAAAAAAGATGTTTTTTTGTACTGAAGTGTTATGTTATTGATTCAACGAGCTAATGATAAATGAAAATATAGGAATAGCTTAAAAGATGCAGAAAATTTCAAAGAATAATGCTAAAACAGAGGGAGTTTGTTGTACGAATAATAAAATGGAAATTGAGTTTAAAAAAATTATTGCAAATAATGCGGTTTATGTTATGTAGAGGATGATGGGTAGGAATGGGGTTGATATTTTGCGGTATTTATATGTAGCACATGTAACTCTTTTTCGAGGAATTAATAAGTCCGAACTTTGGAATTAGTAATCGGATTGTAATTAAAACATTTAATTATTAAATTTGAAAATTATGTGTGTAAATATAAAAGAAAGCAGTAAACATTaacataaattttaaaataatTGCTTTGAATTATTCATTTTGTTTAAATGTATGTTAAaatgttgactaattttgactttaaccgactttgattatcaaattcgattttgacccatcaatccATGTTGACTGATTAAGAAAACGGGTTTTAAAAAATCGGAACAAAATGACTAATCGGAGATTAATCAGGAGTAATCGGATTTTTTACAGTATTGCATGTAGATGTAGATACTAGTTGTAGATTGAAATAAAAGATATTTTTAGTTATTATCTATGAAGTGTTGTAGATTGAAATAAGAATTTTACTTGCTGAATTAATTAAGTCATATAAGAAATAGATCATTAAGCGAAAAGTAAACATGTCATAAAAATCAACATGAGATTTCTTAATtagatttttttttaaacaaattaaCTGGATATATTATCGAGTTGAAGTTACAAATagattatatattattagtattattttgatgttgGTTATATATTCTAAAAAAAATCAGTGTAGATCATAAACTTCAAAATGTATACTAATGTAAACAAAAAGTGACCTGTAAAACTAATTATTTAGCATTTTAAAAACTTTATGTgtggctgtttttttttttttgggggatTACTAAGAAGAAGAGATATAAAGAAAAAGAAGAACGATTTGTTAAAAATAATGTTATTCAACTCAGAAATTTTAACTTTTTTTtggtaagtttataaaaaaaattactcACAATTTTACTAACTTCATTCTTCGTCGGTAAAATTCCACCAAGATGGGACGTACGCACAAAGTCATTTCCACATCAACTTGACATAAATTTATCACGTAAAATTTTATATGTTTATAATAACACGTGAACAATAAGTTTAGACATGCACTAGTATTTTTTTTATAGCTTATATCGGAACAAATGAAAGCAAATAACTGATTTATAACTTTaaccttatattatatattatttagtatttatataaacaaaagttaaaaataaaaaattgtatattaaattgtaaattattattttatatatggaAAAATATAAATTGTTTGAATGTTCATATAATAATAGTgcatacataaatgaaaaacaaaattttatttttaaagttAGGTATGAGGTGCACAAGTGAAAGAAAAATGTATTGTAAAATTAATTTACATCATTATTTATATGTGATTTAATTTAGTTATTCATGGAGCGTTTTGCACGACTTTGTATCTTTGTTTGTCTTTTTCATCTTCCGATGAAAAGGCTAAGTTTAATGTTTtcgttatttttgccaaaaaaaataaaaaataaaaaataacagtGCTACAAACGTCGCATAACTCCTTGACGAACTTCCGTTAAGTGTAACACATTGGGGGAGAGTTGTAGGAGGTTCATTTTCACTTGGTTAAATAGGTAGTTGCAGCCTACTTTGTCATCGCACTGCGATACTGTCGGTTGTCTCGCCCCAGCTTGTCTTTTCAAGTTCCGCAGCGTTTATGGTTTTCATGTCTTGAAGGCTTTTTTCGTCATTATATTCTTCCACTTACATATATGTATAGATTTTATAGGGCCTATTGTAAATTTCaatattatcaataaaattttatttgtttttcttcaaaaaaaaaaaaaaaaaaaatgaattatcTCACACTGAAAACACAAGTGGTCTAAGATACTCTTTTTCTCAATTTTCTTTGATGGTATAATTCACTGTATCCAATTGTAAAATAAGGTGCAATGTTACATAACCTATCAGAATATATTATTTCAGTGACAAACTTAGTCACGTACTCACTTCCGATTCTTTACCAtctttccgtatatatatataaaaaaatatttaacaGTGACATTTAATTCAATGTTTGATCTTTTCTCTCGTATTTAATTTAACGTTCAATAGATACAGTCACGTTTTAAAAGCATGACTACTGTTTTTTAGTTTGACTGCGTATTAAAAACGCACCTACTTAATGTACAAAGTAACTCTTCTTCAGTCACGGTTTTGTGTTTGTGTGTTGAAGCCCGATGACTCTGTTGGTACGGCCGCTGTCGACGCTATTGTGGGTGGTTGGCGGTTGCTGGCGGCCATGGTTGGTTGCTCGCGGCTGTAAACTGCTCAAGGTGGGTCTAGGTGGCGTCAATTAGTGGTAACGACTGCTGCTAGTTAGCCGGTGTTTGCGGGTTTGTAAATGTCCTTAGAAAATTTGGCGAAGATGAATGGTTCCTATATGGTTTGGTTCTGCGTTTGGTTCTGATTTGTTGCGGCTGGTTTGGGTCATTCATTCCATTTTTCCCGTCGTCGGGTCTTTAGTGGGCTTGATGTTGTTGTCGGCGCTGTCGACTTTGTTGACTTCGGTaaataggcctcgggttaggtgttcttgggttgcccaGTGAATGGTTTGGATTGGCGGTTTCTGAGGATGATGATGCGGGGTTGGATTCGGGACCGGGTTTATGTGTCTGTATTAGGCTTAGGTAAGGTGGTTGTCGTTGTTGTTTGGCATTTCAATCGTAATTCATATAGTGCTCACTCTGTATTTAATGTTGTCGTTCAGTGTGTTTAGAACGAATAGGGTGAGTGTCATGGAGTTTTGGTAGTCtgtgaccaagtactccagtttatAGATCGTTTTGATCTGCTTATTGTAGCTCCACCGGAACCTTggttcttttatatatatacatattaatatttttgtcaaaaaaaaaaaaaaaagtaactcttCTTCTATGAATTCAAGATGAGAAGTGATTCTCATACATTACTTTTTGATCCATTTACACT from Rutidosis leptorrhynchoides isolate AG116_Rl617_1_P2 chromosome 9, CSIRO_AGI_Rlap_v1, whole genome shotgun sequence harbors:
- the LOC139869263 gene encoding zinc-finger homeodomain protein 2-like, encoding MSGARNIDLNVPHEEENDVNDLNVAQHDDNNVKLDLEFVHKEESVVNPNKGKEMNNPISFRYRECRKNVSPNAMHPIFDGCGEFVSSGPEDTLEATICAACKCHMSFHRKEEIGQQQQQEQQLQQQVHDVHRYQHNYVPAGNIQVTSSSTSHAPNEDKCTQVLSLPSAQREDKKEIVTSGSSGGEGSSGARKRQRTKFTSEEKDKMLRFAVSIGWRKNKENECEVNNFCKETGIKRKAFIVWMHNNKHTLGRKR
- the LOC139867163 gene encoding cyclin-D4-1-like; protein product: MIPNIDFLASSLLCVEDNNCLCYDDEDYDFDNNRSYTFVNHFKTEHSVLDIPLQTDECLNLLIEKECEQFDAFIDYLYKLKNGKLDLVARQEAIDWITMVHAHFNFRPLSAILAINYLDRFLAVYELPAKDWMMQLLAVACLSLAAKIEETEVPLVLDLQVGGARFIFEAKTIQKMELLVLTTLKWRMQAVTPFSFLDDFLAKVNGGQPTSKSLILTSTQLILGLIKGIEFLEFKPSEIAAAVAIHVVGMGSSKMSALFQYVRKESVLKCLELLKELNGDCTRSLMSGTFTSMPKSPIGVLEAACFSSKTDDSTKRRRLNNTSFELKI